From bacterium, the proteins below share one genomic window:
- a CDS encoding 4Fe-4S dicluster domain-containing protein has protein sequence MQKRIVLDLDYCVGCRSCVAACQSAFKGEGRIGISEIETMAYLPLACRHCEDPLCAKACPQEAITKDDKTGIVRRASFLCIGCGSCIYACPFGVLDSPLIRHLAQKCDLCKDREDGPRCVATCVSGALKFLTDEEIEKIEVGRKFVSRLPFLRRR, from the coding sequence ATGCAAAAAAGGATAGTACTTGATTTAGACTATTGTGTTGGGTGCCGTAGTTGTGTAGCAGCATGCCAGTCAGCATTTAAAGGCGAAGGTCGTATTGGGATAAGTGAGATAGAGACTATGGCTTATCTCCCTTTAGCTTGTCGTCACTGTGAAGACCCATTGTGTGCAAAAGCTTGTCCTCAAGAAGCAATTACAAAAGATGATAAAACTGGTATTGTGAGGCGTGCCAGCTTCCTTTGTATAGGATGCGGTTCTTGTATATATGCATGCCCGTTCGGAGTATTAGATTCACCACTTATACGACACTTGGCACAAAAGTGCGACCTATGTAAAGATAGAGAAGATGGGCCTAGGTGTGTTGCAACCTGTGTCTCTGGTGCATTGAAATTTTTGACTGATGAGGAGATTGAAAAAATTGAGGTTGGGAGAAAATTTGTGTCTCGTCTCCCGTTCTTGAGGAGAAGATGA
- a CDS encoding DDE-type integrase/transposase/recombinase encodes MRILSILVACDCFSSFGAAKIYANKTADTSCDFVGNHLIKKFTGVRIERLLTDCGTEYTTWHESAKPNHKFEKMCHRLGVRHTTTKVRHPWTNGYVERLNKTLLDEFMDDYNYRRTHQGYKLKENGYNIPAEAHLSKNLKKT; translated from the coding sequence GTGAGAATACTTTCTATATTGGTTGCTTGTGATTGTTTTTCTTCTTTTGGTGCTGCGAAGATTTATGCTAACAAGACCGCGGATACTTCCTGTGATTTTGTGGGAAACCATCTTATCAAAAAATTCACAGGAGTGAGAATAGAAAGACTTCTTACAGACTGTGGGACAGAATATACAACTTGGCATGAGTCTGCAAAGCCAAACCATAAGTTTGAGAAAATGTGTCATAGGCTTGGGGTTCGGCATACTACTACCAAAGTGAGGCATCCATGGACCAACGGTTATGTTGAGAGGTTAAACAAAACTCTCTTAGATGAATTTATGGACGATTATAACTATAGAAGGACCCATCAGGGGTATAAGTTAAAGGAAAATGGCTACAATATACCAGCTGAGGCACATTTATCAAAAAACCTAAAAAAGACTTGA
- a CDS encoding Ig-like domain-containing protein: MERRFWFILAVSTVIGSSVYGQFVSIDGFDDPPGNGYFVKDSVWVTGIADFSAVDKNVQWVMVRFRRVDNSWLGAWRPASPTDGHFDEEVESWYINLPMDDTPFPSDGTEYVIDAWAWAGGWPGSSASTTYQPSGNLKLDRTEPSTTITIPQDTSWVNQAFTIQGTATDNLSGIYYIEITIVRVSDATILVNHQLVSYSGTPTARTWKYTWIVPTDDPDRTRYRITIEVWDDARFDPYGNTSSEYRSANYATHTIVVNKDDTAPTSTILTPPNGDTITGTIRLTGISDDNDMAGVALVEINTSDGTGWKVVHPLSTPGQYTNWYYDWNAGFLTDGNYTIQTRAYDNSLPPNIESLGPGMTLHVDNTAPTWVALKGQDGDVVYHNGETVTLLATLDAPGYLLTCDFSKLDNQWIEGSEQFTDNGDNTYTIVYRISESNTQLNGTYTITATAKDFAGRVTSKTVNLELSNSGPNIQNCLVEYPFGQTAVRLSQNIKITSLVTATDAPLNPDSIWVDGTSLNDMAFIRMWDDGTHGDAVAGDNVYTSDITILSDSTGVVEFTLHAADVIPNFSSRTGKVVLDNTSPKHRLTWCGDADKIYKNTDRVTIGTKWDGIDYLVTANFSNLDSNYEPGMEQVTNNGDSTYTIVYIISYWNTTADASSILIPVTAWDAVGNGPVIDSSYTVALYNSSKPVTVTNPEAGAYVKEDAMVECTCPDVTCAVHFQVSPDSIHWYNLSGTPDTSTIDSDGGNGWNAIWHTQLFEDGPYYIFAKAYDENGYLIATGSLYETVIVDNTPPTLKISISPLPQNGDSTNGEVYVDEILLKGVHSDLTSGVEKLIIEVKNDSGDNINNSPILIPASDSTFSRCINLIEGNNYITVTAFDKIENTYTDSSFLTYISPAVSKEIGPEGGTIEAPDGAMLIIPPNALLRDTKISIKPVPANELTPCSDPAVTLLRVAHNFTPDGLIFHKPVTMILPYTEANLDLDQDGKPNYPEDSLSVFFFDGIEWLKVGEPDRDPVNNTLTIDVNHFTVFDLGVDRKILPTSLKVGLTKNPFIPKEGTTIWFSLPEPGIVTLEIYDLAGDIVATIVREKEFRAGENSLRWDGLSDFGRWVGSGIYVYVLEYKSISRKNDAIIKKPIGVMK; encoded by the coding sequence ATGGAACGAAGGTTTTGGTTCATTTTAGCAGTATCAACAGTTATTGGGTCTAGTGTATACGGTCAGTTTGTATCGATTGATGGATTTGATGACCCACCCGGTAATGGCTATTTTGTGAAGGATTCTGTATGGGTAACAGGGATTGCTGATTTCTCAGCTGTAGATAAAAATGTGCAATGGGTGATGGTAAGATTCAGGAGGGTAGATAATTCCTGGCTTGGTGCATGGCGGCCTGCCTCTCCAACTGATGGTCATTTCGATGAAGAAGTTGAGAGCTGGTATATAAATCTACCTATGGATGATACACCATTTCCAAGTGATGGCACCGAATATGTGATAGATGCATGGGCATGGGCTGGAGGCTGGCCTGGTAGCTCTGCCTCAACCACCTATCAGCCGAGTGGTAATCTCAAGTTAGACCGAACAGAGCCCTCTACAACTATCACTATACCACAAGATACGAGTTGGGTCAATCAAGCATTTACTATACAGGGGACAGCCACCGATAATCTTTCAGGAATCTATTATATTGAAATAACTATTGTAAGAGTATCAGATGCTACAATCTTAGTAAATCACCAACTTGTCTCCTATAGTGGTACCCCCACGGCTCGTACCTGGAAGTATACCTGGATAGTCCCTACCGATGACCCAGACAGGACAAGATACAGGATTACCATTGAGGTATGGGATGATGCCCGCTTTGACCCTTATGGTAATACCTCATCTGAATACAGGTCTGCCAATTACGCAACCCATACCATAGTAGTAAATAAAGATGATACGGCCCCGACTTCAACTATTCTAACCCCACCCAACGGAGATACAATTACAGGCACTATTCGGCTAACTGGAATATCCGATGACAATGATATGGCAGGTGTAGCCTTAGTTGAGATAAACACGAGCGATGGCACTGGTTGGAAAGTAGTTCACCCATTATCAACCCCTGGTCAATACACAAACTGGTATTATGACTGGAATGCTGGCTTTTTGACTGATGGCAATTATACAATTCAAACACGTGCCTACGATAATTCACTCCCGCCTAATATAGAATCTTTGGGGCCAGGTATGACTCTGCATGTCGACAATACTGCACCCACCTGGGTAGCTTTAAAGGGTCAAGATGGGGATGTAGTCTATCACAATGGGGAAACTGTGACCCTCCTTGCAACATTAGATGCACCCGGCTACTTGTTGACTTGTGACTTTAGCAAATTAGATAACCAATGGATAGAAGGCAGTGAACAATTTACTGATAATGGTGATAACACTTATACAATTGTGTATAGGATTAGTGAATCTAACACCCAATTGAATGGAACTTATACAATAACTGCAACTGCAAAAGACTTTGCCGGTCGTGTAACTTCAAAAACAGTTAATCTTGAACTTAGCAACAGTGGCCCTAATATTCAAAATTGCTTAGTTGAGTATCCATTTGGTCAGACAGCCGTCCGTTTATCTCAAAATATAAAAATAACTTCTTTAGTCACCGCTACCGATGCTCCTCTAAATCCTGACTCCATCTGGGTAGATGGCACAAGTCTTAATGATATGGCTTTCATAAGAATGTGGGATGATGGCACCCATGGTGACGCTGTAGCTGGTGATAATGTATATACGAGTGACATAACAATCTTATCCGATTCCACTGGCGTTGTGGAGTTCACTCTTCATGCAGCTGATGTGATACCTAATTTTTCATCTAGGACTGGCAAAGTAGTTCTTGACAATACCTCTCCAAAGCATAGATTGACCTGGTGTGGAGATGCTGATAAGATATACAAAAATACTGATAGAGTTACAATTGGCACAAAATGGGATGGAATAGATTATCTGGTAACCGCTAACTTCAGTAATCTTGATTCTAATTATGAGCCTGGAATGGAGCAGGTCACAAATAATGGTGATAGCACTTATACCATTGTGTATATCATAAGCTATTGGAATACAACAGCTGATGCCTCTTCCATTCTAATACCTGTAACTGCTTGGGATGCGGTTGGTAATGGACCTGTGATAGACTCTTCTTATACTGTAGCACTTTATAATTCATCTAAGCCTGTTACAGTTACTAATCCTGAAGCTGGTGCCTATGTAAAGGAAGATGCTATGGTTGAGTGTACGTGTCCTGATGTAACCTGTGCTGTCCATTTTCAGGTATCTCCTGATTCAATCCACTGGTATAACCTAAGTGGGACACCTGATACTTCTACAATAGATTCAGATGGTGGTAATGGGTGGAATGCAATCTGGCATACTCAATTATTTGAGGACGGTCCATATTATATTTTTGCTAAAGCATATGATGAAAATGGTTATCTAATTGCAACTGGTTCATTGTATGAGACCGTCATAGTGGACAACACTCCACCAACTCTAAAAATTAGTATATCACCATTACCTCAAAATGGTGACTCTACCAATGGCGAGGTATATGTAGACGAAATTCTACTTAAAGGAGTTCATTCAGACTTAACAAGTGGTGTAGAGAAGCTAATAATCGAGGTTAAGAATGATAGTGGTGACAATATAAATAACAGTCCAATTTTAATTCCAGCCAGTGACAGTACATTCTCGAGGTGCATCAATCTAATTGAAGGCAACAATTATATAACAGTGACTGCTTTTGATAAGATTGAGAATACCTATACTGACTCATCCTTTCTCACTTACATCTCGCCCGCCGTATCAAAAGAGATTGGCCCCGAAGGTGGTACAATTGAAGCCCCTGATGGCGCAATGCTCATAATACCCCCAAATGCGCTCCTAAGGGATACAAAAATATCTATAAAACCTGTTCCAGCCAATGAACTTACCCCATGTTCTGATCCTGCGGTTACATTACTCAGGGTAGCGCATAATTTTACCCCTGATGGTCTTATCTTTCATAAACCAGTAACAATGATTCTTCCTTATACTGAGGCTAACTTAGATTTAGATCAAGATGGTAAGCCCAACTATCCTGAAGACTCTTTATCTGTCTTCTTCTTTGATGGTATAGAGTGGCTTAAGGTGGGCGAGCCTGATAGAGATCCAGTAAATAATACTCTTACTATAGATGTAAATCACTTTACTGTGTTTGATTTGGGGGTAGATAGGAAAATTTTACCTACAAGTCTTAAAGTAGGCTTGACCAAGAATCCATTTATTCCAAAAGAAGGTACCACCATCTGGTTTTCGCTCCCAGAGCCTGGCATTGTCACTTTGGAGATATACGATTTGGCAGGTGATATTGTGGCAACAATTGTAAGAGAAAAAGAGTTTAGGGCAGGTGAAAATTCTCTCAGGTGGGATGGGTTATCCGATTTTGGTAGATGGGTAGGGAGTGGAATTTATGTCTATGTGTTGGAATACAAGAGTATTAGTAGGAAGAATGACGCTATCATAAAGAAACCAATTGGGGTGATGAAATAG
- a CDS encoding transposase, which produces MSTNLRCGNKKVVKFYNKWGTCEQWIKEGKYALNWTQLSCQKFVENEGRLKLFILAYNLGNFLRTLVLPDGIKHWSLRTIQLKLIKLGARLIRHARYYCLLLAESCISERLFSCLMRNIKRLCPATG; this is translated from the coding sequence GTGTCCACAAATTTAAGGTGTGGAAATAAGAAAGTAGTAAAGTTTTATAATAAATGGGGCACCTGTGAACAATGGATAAAAGAAGGCAAGTATGCGTTAAACTGGACGCAGTTATCATGCCAGAAGTTTGTGGAGAACGAGGGTAGGCTGAAGTTATTTATCCTGGCATATAATCTGGGTAATTTCTTAAGGACACTCGTGTTACCTGATGGGATAAAACATTGGTCGTTAAGAACAATTCAGTTAAAGCTGATAAAGCTCGGTGCGAGATTAATAAGGCATGCCCGATATTACTGTCTATTATTAGCTGAGTCTTGTATCAGTGAGAGGCTATTTTCTTGCTTGATGCGTAATATCAAGCGACTTTGTCCTGCGACCGGGTGA